One window from the genome of Cricetulus griseus strain 17A/GY chromosome 2, alternate assembly CriGri-PICRH-1.0, whole genome shotgun sequence encodes:
- the Sh2d5 gene encoding SH2 domain-containing protein 5 isoform X2, which produces MQRAGAGARRASDCGPAPYRPRCIAKFAQYVGSFPVEDLDTQEGVYLVQQQLWALQDCSRRRAVILKFSLQGLKVYSGEGEVLLMAHALKRILYATWCPAACQFAFVARNPRSPASKLYCHLFVGSQPGEVHILYLLLCRSFQLAYLLQHPEERAQPEPCLGPMGDMSPKPLCSPGTPPVLVREPFSRDQLSQNVHALVSFRRVPAEGLLGGSGELPEPEGRGGPRHTRLGNPYCSPTLVRKKAIRSKVIRSGAYRGCTYETQLQLSAREAFPAAWEAWPRSPGGPSCLVENEGSLTENIWAFAGLSKPCALALLRRDVHGAFLLWPEPGTSDQWSLSVRTQCGVVPHQVFRNHLGRYCLEHLPAEFPSLEALVESHAGMERSLFCPLSMGRLNPTYEEQDCGPEGRLPRTLRPLSHAKSEAELQGLG; this is translated from the exons ATGCAGAGGGCTGGGGCCGGGGCCCGCAGGGCCTCTGACTGCGGGCCCGCACCTTACCGGCCCAGGTGCATTGCCAAGTTTGCCCAG TATGTGGGATCCTTTCCTGTAGAGGACTTGGACACACAGGAGGGTGTGTACCTTGTACAGCAGCAGCTGTGGGCACTGCAG GACTGTTCCCGACGCCGTGCCGTTATCCTGAAGTTCAGTCTTCAGGGTCTCAAGGTCTACAGTGGGGAGGGCGAG GTGCTCCTGATGGCCCATGCCCTGAAGCGGATCCTCTATGCCACCTGGTGCCCAGCTGCCTGTCAGTTTGCTTTTGTTGCCCGGAACCCGAGAAGCCCAGCCAGCAAGCTTTATTGCCACCTCTTTGTGGGGAGCCAGCCTGGAGAG GTCCATATCCTGTACCTGCTGCTCTGCCGCTCCTTCCAGCTTGCTTACCTCTTGCAACACCCTGAGGAGAGGGCGCAGCCTGAGCCCTGCCTGGGACCTATGGGGGACATGTCTCCAAAGCCACTCTGCAGCCCTGGGACACCCCCTGTCCTAGTGCGAGAGCCCTTCAGCCGGGACCAGCTGTCACAGAATGTCCACGCTCTGGTTTCCTTCCGCCGAGTTCCTGCAGAAGGGCTACTGGGCGGTAGTGGG GAGCTGCCAGAGCCCGAGGGCCGTGGGGGCCCCCGTCACACTCGCCTGGGAAACCCCTACTGCTCCCCCACACTGGTGCGCAAGAAGGCCATTCGCAGCAAGGTGATCCGCTCCGGGGCCTACCGAGGCTGTACCTATGAGACACAGCTGCAGCTGTCAGCCCGGGAGGCCT TTCCTGCCGCGTGGGAGGCATGGCCGCGCAGCCCTGGTGGTCCCTCGTGCCTGGTGGAGAATGAGGGTAGCCTCACAGAGAACATCTGGGCCTTTGCTGGCCTCTCCAA GCCCTGTGCTCTGGCCCTGCTGAGGAGAGATGTGCATGGGGCCTTCCTACTGTGGCCAGAGCCCGGTACCAGTGACCAGTGGAGCTTGTCTGTACGGACCCAGTGTGGTGTGGTGCCTCACCAGGTCTTCCGGAACCACCTGGGCCGGTACTGCCTAGAG CACCTGCCAGCGGAGTTCCCCAGCCTGGAGGCCCTGGTGGAGAGCCACGCCGGGATGGAGCGCAGCCTGTTCTGCCCACTCAGCATGGGCCGTCTCAACCCCACTTATGAAGAGCAGGACTGTGGCCCTGAGGGCAGGCTCCCACGGACTCTGAGGCCCCTCAGCCATGCCAAGTCTGAGGCAGAGCTGCAAGGCCTTGGCTAG
- the Sh2d5 gene encoding SH2 domain-containing protein 5 isoform X1, giving the protein MQRAGAGARRASDCGPAPYRPRCIAKFAQYVGSFPVEDLDTQEGVYLVQQQLWALQDCSRRRAVILKFSLQGLKVYSGEGEVLLMAHALKRILYATWCPAACQFAFVARNPRSPASKLYCHLFVGSQPGEVHILYLLLCRSFQLAYLLQHPEERAQPEPCLGPMGDMSPKPLCSPGTPPVLVREPFSRDQLSQNVHALVSFRRVPAEGLLGGSGKELPEPEGRGGPRHTRLGNPYCSPTLVRKKAIRSKVIRSGAYRGCTYETQLQLSAREAFPAAWEAWPRSPGGPSCLVENEGSLTENIWAFAGLSKPCALALLRRDVHGAFLLWPEPGTSDQWSLSVRTQCGVVPHQVFRNHLGRYCLEHLPAEFPSLEALVESHAGMERSLFCPLSMGRLNPTYEEQDCGPEGRLPRTLRPLSHAKSEAELQGLG; this is encoded by the exons ATGCAGAGGGCTGGGGCCGGGGCCCGCAGGGCCTCTGACTGCGGGCCCGCACCTTACCGGCCCAGGTGCATTGCCAAGTTTGCCCAG TATGTGGGATCCTTTCCTGTAGAGGACTTGGACACACAGGAGGGTGTGTACCTTGTACAGCAGCAGCTGTGGGCACTGCAG GACTGTTCCCGACGCCGTGCCGTTATCCTGAAGTTCAGTCTTCAGGGTCTCAAGGTCTACAGTGGGGAGGGCGAG GTGCTCCTGATGGCCCATGCCCTGAAGCGGATCCTCTATGCCACCTGGTGCCCAGCTGCCTGTCAGTTTGCTTTTGTTGCCCGGAACCCGAGAAGCCCAGCCAGCAAGCTTTATTGCCACCTCTTTGTGGGGAGCCAGCCTGGAGAG GTCCATATCCTGTACCTGCTGCTCTGCCGCTCCTTCCAGCTTGCTTACCTCTTGCAACACCCTGAGGAGAGGGCGCAGCCTGAGCCCTGCCTGGGACCTATGGGGGACATGTCTCCAAAGCCACTCTGCAGCCCTGGGACACCCCCTGTCCTAGTGCGAGAGCCCTTCAGCCGGGACCAGCTGTCACAGAATGTCCACGCTCTGGTTTCCTTCCGCCGAGTTCCTGCAGAAGGGCTACTGGGCGGTAGTGGG AAGGAGCTGCCAGAGCCCGAGGGCCGTGGGGGCCCCCGTCACACTCGCCTGGGAAACCCCTACTGCTCCCCCACACTGGTGCGCAAGAAGGCCATTCGCAGCAAGGTGATCCGCTCCGGGGCCTACCGAGGCTGTACCTATGAGACACAGCTGCAGCTGTCAGCCCGGGAGGCCT TTCCTGCCGCGTGGGAGGCATGGCCGCGCAGCCCTGGTGGTCCCTCGTGCCTGGTGGAGAATGAGGGTAGCCTCACAGAGAACATCTGGGCCTTTGCTGGCCTCTCCAA GCCCTGTGCTCTGGCCCTGCTGAGGAGAGATGTGCATGGGGCCTTCCTACTGTGGCCAGAGCCCGGTACCAGTGACCAGTGGAGCTTGTCTGTACGGACCCAGTGTGGTGTGGTGCCTCACCAGGTCTTCCGGAACCACCTGGGCCGGTACTGCCTAGAG CACCTGCCAGCGGAGTTCCCCAGCCTGGAGGCCCTGGTGGAGAGCCACGCCGGGATGGAGCGCAGCCTGTTCTGCCCACTCAGCATGGGCCGTCTCAACCCCACTTATGAAGAGCAGGACTGTGGCCCTGAGGGCAGGCTCCCACGGACTCTGAGGCCCCTCAGCCATGCCAAGTCTGAGGCAGAGCTGCAAGGCCTTGGCTAG